The genomic DNA CGACAGCCGCGACTGGGTCCCCACCACCGGCCAGGCCCAGTGGAAACAGGTCGCCATCTGGAACGTCATCTCAAAGCGCGTCACCTGGCTCACCATGGACTCACGCTGGCAGGACCTCGAACGTAACCCAACTCCCTCCCTCTTCGACGTCGACCAGCTCAGGGATTACAAGTAATCAACCAGCCGCCCCCATAATACGGGGCGGCACTTCCCGGACAGTCCCCGCCTGGGCCCCCCCAGGTTACTCGGGCAACGCGTTCCAACCGACGCGTTGCCCGCTTTTTATTGTCGAAAATGATCGATGCCCGGGGCGGCGCTTTGATCATTTCGTCTAGTCGATCAGGCCGCTTTGCACGCAAGCATGCCGCACCGCAACAGGACGGTAGCCCCGTGCCGGCGAAGAGGGCAGGGAAACCCGATGCCTTGGCCTTCCGGCCTTCTGGTTGCGATGCAAAAGGTTCCAGGGTCGCGATCGGAAAAAACCTTGGCACGCTGCTTGCAAAACATCGGGGGAAGGCGGCAGGCAATGCCCAAAAGACAATGCAGACAGGGAAGCGAAACGCCGATGGTTATGACAGCAGCCGACAGCCCGCCGCTCGACCTGGCGGCGCGCTGGATCCGGGTGACGGAAGTCAAGGCGCCGTTCGTCCTGTTCGAGTTCACCCTCGGCGATCCGGACCTGATGGTCGAGATGATCATGCCGCTCGACGCCCTGCTCGAATTCCGCGAGGCCCAGCACGCCGAACTGGATATCGCCGAGGGGGCCGTCGGCGCCTTCACGGCCCT from Zavarzinia compransoris includes the following:
- a CDS encoding phenol hydroxylase subunit — protein: MVMTAADSPPLDLAARWIRVTEVKAPFVLFEFTLGDPDLMVEMIMPLDALLEFREAQHAELDIAEGAVGAFTALARKQ